The following proteins are co-located in the Hydrogenophaga sp. RAC07 genome:
- a CDS encoding pyridoxal-phosphate-dependent aminotransferase family protein, whose translation MLTTDFHPTGRHFLQIPGPSPVPDRVLRAMSLPTIDHRGPEFAVLGLKVLADMQKIFQTKHPVMIYPASGTGAWEAALANTLSPGDHVLMYETGHFAFLWNKLATRLGLKAEVLALSGTDNGVPASWRHGVQADLIEERLKVDSGHSIKAVCVVHNETSTGVTSNIAAVRKAIDAARHPALLLVDTISGLASAEYCHDAWGVDVSISGSQKGLMLPPGISFNALSPKAIEASKTAKLPKAFWAWDEIIEMNKTGYWPSTPNTNLLYALSEAADMILGQGLDVVFARHQRWADGVRAAVQTWGLPIQCAENGVHSPILTGVMTPEGVDADAVRKIIYERFDCSLGTGLGKIKGRMFRIGHLGDTNDLTLIAAVAGCEMGLKLAGVKLAGSGVQTLMDYYASHPAAVPLRKAA comes from the coding sequence ATGCTGACCACCGACTTCCACCCCACCGGCCGCCACTTCTTGCAGATTCCGGGCCCCTCGCCCGTGCCCGACCGCGTGCTGCGCGCCATGAGCCTGCCCACCATCGACCACCGTGGCCCGGAGTTCGCCGTGCTGGGTCTGAAGGTGCTGGCCGACATGCAAAAGATCTTCCAGACCAAACACCCGGTGATGATTTACCCGGCCTCGGGCACCGGCGCCTGGGAAGCCGCGCTGGCCAACACGCTGAGCCCGGGCGACCACGTGCTGATGTACGAGACCGGGCATTTCGCCTTCCTGTGGAACAAGCTGGCCACGCGCCTGGGTCTGAAAGCCGAGGTGCTGGCCTTGAGCGGCACCGACAACGGCGTGCCCGCGAGCTGGCGCCACGGCGTGCAGGCCGACCTGATCGAAGAGCGCCTGAAGGTCGACAGCGGCCACAGCATCAAGGCGGTGTGCGTGGTGCACAACGAAACCTCCACCGGCGTGACCAGCAACATCGCCGCGGTGCGCAAGGCGATCGACGCGGCCAGACACCCCGCCCTGCTGCTGGTGGACACCATCTCGGGCCTCGCCAGTGCGGAGTATTGCCACGACGCGTGGGGCGTGGACGTCTCCATCAGCGGCTCGCAAAAAGGCCTGATGCTGCCGCCCGGCATCAGCTTCAATGCGCTCTCGCCCAAAGCCATCGAAGCCAGCAAGACCGCCAAGCTGCCCAAGGCCTTCTGGGCCTGGGACGAAATCATCGAGATGAACAAGACCGGCTACTGGCCGTCAACGCCCAACACCAACCTGCTCTACGCGCTGAGCGAAGCGGCCGACATGATCCTGGGTCAGGGGTTGGACGTGGTGTTCGCGCGCCACCAGCGCTGGGCCGACGGCGTGCGCGCTGCGGTGCAAACCTGGGGCCTGCCGATCCAGTGCGCCGAGAACGGCGTGCACTCGCCCATCCTCACCGGTGTGATGACGCCCGAGGGCGTGGACGCCGACGCGGTGCGCAAGATCATTTACGAACGCTTCGACTGTTCGCTGGGCACCGGCCTGGGCAAGATCAAGGGCCGCATGTTCCGCATCGGCCACCTGGGCGACACCAACGACCTCACGCTGATCGCCGCCGTGGCGGGCTGCGAAATGGGCCTGAAGCTGGCTGGCGTGAAGCTCGCCGGCTCGGGCGTGCAGACCCTCATGGACTACTACGCCAGCCACCCCGCCGCCGTGCCGCTGCGCAAGGCCGCCTGA
- a CDS encoding GntR family transcriptional regulator yields MTAQIFNMPPAALHEQATQRLRQMLVEGQIAPGAKLNERELCEQLKVSRTPLREAIKTLAAEGLVELVPNRGAVAVQLSETDVHNTFEVMAGLEAASGQLAAQRVTDAELAEIKALHYEMMAAYTRRDLSAYYPLNAAIHRAINAAARNPVLTSTYNQVNARLQALRFRSNQDGEKWSRAVKEHEAMIQALEARDPVALANVLTTHLNNKRDVVIEQLRSMEVQTMQQQGAKE; encoded by the coding sequence ATGACGGCCCAGATTTTCAACATGCCCCCCGCCGCCTTGCACGAGCAGGCCACCCAGCGTTTGCGCCAGATGCTGGTGGAAGGGCAGATCGCCCCCGGCGCCAAGCTGAATGAGCGCGAACTCTGCGAACAACTCAAGGTGTCCCGCACGCCTTTGCGCGAAGCCATCAAGACCCTGGCCGCCGAGGGCCTGGTGGAGTTGGTGCCCAACCGCGGCGCGGTGGCCGTGCAGCTCAGCGAGACCGACGTCCACAACACCTTCGAGGTGATGGCCGGACTGGAAGCCGCCTCGGGGCAACTGGCCGCGCAGCGCGTGACCGACGCTGAACTCGCCGAGATCAAGGCCCTGCACTACGAGATGATGGCCGCCTACACGCGGCGCGATCTCTCGGCCTATTACCCGCTCAATGCAGCGATCCACCGGGCCATCAACGCCGCCGCCCGCAACCCCGTGCTCACCAGCACCTACAACCAGGTCAACGCGCGCCTGCAGGCGCTGCGCTTTCGCTCCAACCAGGACGGCGAGAAATGGAGCCGCGCAGTGAAGGAACACGAAGCCATGATCCAGGCGCTGGAAGCTCGCGACCCGGTGGCGCTGGCCAATGTGCTCACAACCCATCTCAACAACAAGCGCGACGTGGTCATCGAGCAGTTGCGCTCGATGGAAGTGCAGACCATGCAGCAGCAGGGAGCCAAAGAATGA
- a CDS encoding FAD-binding and (Fe-S)-binding domain-containing protein gives MQADAAYERVAGIGNEVAGQLARRLTQETQGEVLFSPADRGRYATDASIYQQVPVGVFVPQDADDVRLALDICRDLAVPIVPRGGGTSQCGQTVGAGLVIDHSKHMRRVLDVNVDERTATVEPGLVLDHLNAQLKPHGLWYPVDVSTSAQATLGGMAGNNSCGSRSVAYGNMVHNVLGAQAWLADGSLVDFGDHATASPQAKGIGDFVRDLALEHAEEIDARWPKVLRRVAGYNLDIFRNQNEKPYTHDGSVNLSHLLIGSEGTLALTRSLKLQLRELPRAKVLGVVNFPTFFQAMDSAQHIVKLGEGMAVGQLTAVELVDRTMIELSLKNPAFAPTIRTALSPHINGGKPAAVLLVEFSGPSKADIAHKIRELVELMGELGLPGSVVEMVEDAPQKNLWEVRKAGLNIMMSLRGDGKPVSFIEDCAVPLVHLAEYTDALTEVFHKHGSRGTWYAHASVGTLHVRPILDMRREGANKMRAIAEEASELVRKYKGAFSGEHGDGLCRGEWIEWQFGPRINDAFARIKQHLDPTGLLSPNRMINPPKMDDTRLMRFPPSYKVVPIQPVLDWSAWDVKADPVTEVTTAPGTGEDPARGLAKAVEMCNNNGHCRKFDAGTMCPSYRVTRDEQHLTRGRANTLRLALSGQIPGLAGSDALTSEVVREAMDLCVGCKGCKRDCPTGVDMAKMKVEFLQHYKAKHGHTLKDRLVAQLPDYAAWAARLAPVLNLCNRVPLLASLSEKWLGLSARRSLPEWSARHFFNTPLKTATRDEVLAAERGVVLFVDTFNGYFESENAHAAVKVLQAAGYTVHVATKAQDDGKHLCCGRTYLASGMVEQAKEKAREVVQSLLPFAHKGIAIVGLEPSCLLTLRDEMLVMGLGSAPQQIAEHALLFEEFLAREVKAGRLDGLKARLKAVDQPVLLHGHCHQKAFDAVSPILEVLRWIPGAKPQLIESSCCGMAGSFGYEASHFEVSMQMAELSLLPAVRAEPGAIVVADGTSCRHQIADGAQREAVHVSRLLAGLLKD, from the coding sequence ATGCAGGCGGACGCGGCGTACGAACGCGTGGCCGGGATCGGCAACGAAGTGGCTGGCCAGCTGGCGCGCCGCTTGACGCAGGAGACGCAGGGCGAGGTGCTGTTCAGCCCCGCCGACCGTGGCCGCTACGCCACCGACGCGTCCATCTACCAGCAGGTGCCGGTGGGCGTGTTCGTGCCGCAAGACGCGGACGACGTGCGCCTGGCGCTCGACATCTGCCGCGATCTCGCCGTGCCCATCGTGCCGCGCGGCGGCGGCACCAGCCAGTGTGGACAGACCGTGGGCGCGGGCCTGGTGATCGACCACAGCAAACACATGCGCCGCGTGCTCGACGTGAATGTGGACGAGCGCACCGCCACGGTGGAGCCCGGCCTGGTGCTCGATCACCTCAATGCGCAGCTCAAGCCCCACGGCCTTTGGTACCCGGTGGACGTGTCCACCAGTGCGCAGGCCACGCTGGGCGGCATGGCCGGCAACAACTCCTGCGGCAGCCGCTCCGTGGCCTACGGCAACATGGTGCACAACGTGCTGGGCGCACAAGCCTGGCTGGCCGACGGCAGCCTGGTCGACTTCGGCGACCACGCCACCGCCAGCCCGCAAGCCAAAGGCATTGGCGACTTCGTGCGCGATCTGGCCCTGGAGCACGCTGAGGAGATCGACGCGCGCTGGCCCAAGGTGCTGCGCCGCGTGGCCGGCTACAACCTCGACATCTTCCGCAACCAGAACGAAAAGCCGTACACCCACGACGGCTCGGTGAACCTGTCGCACCTGCTCATTGGCAGCGAGGGCACGCTGGCGCTCACGCGTTCGCTCAAGCTGCAGTTGCGCGAACTGCCGCGCGCCAAGGTGCTGGGCGTGGTGAACTTCCCCACCTTCTTCCAGGCGATGGACAGTGCGCAGCACATCGTCAAGCTGGGTGAAGGCATGGCCGTGGGCCAGCTCACGGCGGTGGAGCTGGTCGACCGCACCATGATCGAGCTCTCGCTCAAGAACCCGGCGTTCGCGCCCACCATCCGCACCGCGCTCTCGCCGCACATCAACGGAGGCAAGCCCGCTGCGGTCTTGCTGGTGGAATTCAGCGGCCCGAGCAAGGCCGACATCGCACACAAGATCCGCGAGCTGGTGGAGCTCATGGGCGAGCTCGGTCTGCCCGGCAGCGTGGTGGAGATGGTGGAGGACGCGCCGCAGAAAAACCTGTGGGAAGTGCGCAAGGCCGGCCTGAACATCATGATGAGCCTGCGGGGCGACGGCAAACCGGTGAGCTTCATCGAAGACTGCGCGGTGCCGCTGGTCCACCTGGCCGAGTACACCGACGCGCTCACCGAGGTGTTCCACAAACACGGCAGCCGGGGCACCTGGTACGCCCACGCCTCGGTGGGCACGCTGCACGTGCGCCCGATTCTCGACATGCGCCGCGAGGGTGCCAACAAGATGCGCGCGATCGCCGAAGAGGCGAGCGAACTCGTGCGCAAGTACAAGGGCGCATTCAGCGGCGAGCACGGCGACGGCCTGTGCCGCGGCGAGTGGATCGAATGGCAGTTCGGCCCGCGCATCAACGACGCGTTTGCCCGCATCAAGCAGCACCTCGACCCCACCGGGCTGCTCTCGCCCAACCGCATGATCAACCCGCCGAAGATGGACGACACGCGGCTCATGCGGTTTCCACCGAGCTACAAGGTGGTGCCCATCCAGCCCGTGCTCGACTGGAGCGCGTGGGACGTGAAAGCCGACCCGGTGACCGAAGTGACCACCGCGCCCGGCACCGGCGAAGACCCGGCGCGCGGCCTGGCCAAAGCGGTGGAGATGTGCAACAACAACGGTCACTGCCGCAAGTTCGACGCCGGCACCATGTGCCCGAGCTACCGCGTCACCCGCGACGAACAGCACCTCACGCGCGGCCGCGCCAACACCTTGCGCCTGGCCCTCAGCGGCCAGATCCCGGGGCTGGCGGGCAGCGACGCGCTCACCAGCGAGGTGGTGCGCGAGGCCATGGACCTCTGCGTGGGTTGCAAGGGCTGCAAGCGCGACTGCCCCACCGGCGTGGACATGGCCAAGATGAAGGTCGAGTTCCTGCAGCACTACAAGGCGAAACACGGCCACACGCTCAAGGACCGTTTGGTCGCGCAGTTGCCCGACTACGCGGCCTGGGCAGCGCGGCTGGCACCGGTGCTCAACCTGTGCAACCGTGTGCCGCTGCTGGCCTCACTGTCAGAGAAATGGCTGGGCCTGTCGGCTCGCCGCAGCCTGCCGGAGTGGAGCGCCCGCCATTTTTTCAACACGCCCCTCAAGACCGCAACACGCGACGAGGTGCTGGCCGCCGAACGCGGCGTGGTGCTCTTCGTCGACACCTTCAACGGCTACTTCGAGTCGGAAAACGCGCACGCGGCGGTGAAGGTGCTGCAAGCCGCCGGCTACACCGTGCACGTGGCGACCAAGGCCCAGGACGACGGCAAGCACCTCTGCTGTGGCCGCACCTATCTGGCCAGCGGCATGGTGGAGCAGGCGAAAGAAAAAGCACGCGAGGTCGTGCAGAGCCTGCTGCCGTTTGCACACAAGGGCATCGCCATCGTGGGCCTGGAGCCTTCGTGCCTGCTCACGCTGCGCGACGAGATGCTCGTGATGGGCCTGGGCTCGGCGCCGCAACAAATTGCCGAGCACGCCCTGCTGTTCGAAGAGTTCCTGGCGCGCGAGGTCAAAGCCGGCCGGCTCGACGGCTTGAAGGCCCGGCTCAAGGCCGTGGACCAACCGGTGCTGCTGCACGGCCACTGCCACCAGAAAGCGTTCGACGCCGTCTCACCGATCCTGGAGGTGTTGCGCTGGATTCCGGGCGCCAAGCCGCAGCTGATCGAGAGCAGCTGCTGCGGCATGGCCGGCAGCTTCGGCTATGAGGCCTCGCACTTTGAGGTGTCGATGCAGATGGCCGAACTCAGCCTGCTGCCGGCGGTGCGCGCCGAACCTGGCGCCATCGTGGTGGCCGACGGCACCAGCTGCCGCCACCAGATCGCCGATGGCGCGCAGCGCGAAGCGGTGCATGTGAGCCGCCTGCTGGCGGGCTTGCTGAAAGATTGA
- a CDS encoding RNA recognition motif domain-containing protein has translation MGNKLYVGNLPYTVRDEDLQQSFSEFGSVNSAKVMMERDTGRSKGFGFVEMGNDAEAQAAISGMNGQSLGGRSITVNEARPMEARPPRTGGYGGGGGGGGYGGGDRSGGGGYGGGGGGRGGY, from the coding sequence ATGGGCAACAAACTTTACGTCGGCAACCTGCCGTACACCGTTCGCGACGAAGACCTGCAACAGTCTTTCAGCGAATTCGGCTCTGTCAACAGCGCCAAAGTCATGATGGAACGCGACACCGGTCGCTCCAAGGGTTTCGGCTTTGTCGAAATGGGCAATGACGCCGAAGCGCAAGCAGCCATCTCCGGCATGAACGGCCAGTCCCTGGGCGGCCGCAGCATCACCGTGAACGAAGCCCGTCCGATGGAGGCACGTCCTCCCCGCACCGGCGGCTACGGCGGTGGTGGTGGTGGCGGCGGCTACGGTGGTGGCGATCGCTCCGGCGGTGGCGGCTACGGTGGCGGCGGCGGCGGTCGCGGCGGTTACTGA
- a CDS encoding pseudouridine synthase produces the protein MARPPKSPHIPARDGVSASCVALPHGSSAAWPLLLDFLAERLNVVDRAAWEQRLARGEVLDDSGQPLPPGAPFQPGTRIHYYRHLDDEPDIPFEEAVLFQDEHLLVADKPHFLPVTPGGRYVQQSLLVRLKRRTGIDTLSPIHRIDRETAGLVLFSLRPQDRNAYQALFRERAVHKVYEAIAPHRPEFNWPLTRRSRIDEDSGSFFRMVESAGEPNSETHIELCEVRGDWARYRLSPLSGKRHQLRVHMNALGAPIVGDQFYPTVLRGPDDAEDFAEPLRLLARSIAFDDPVTGLPRTFESQRAIDWPPA, from the coding sequence GTGGCCCGTCCGCCGAAGAGTCCGCACATTCCCGCGCGCGATGGCGTGTCCGCCAGTTGTGTCGCCCTGCCCCACGGGTCATCGGCGGCCTGGCCGCTGCTGCTGGACTTCCTCGCAGAACGCCTCAACGTCGTAGACCGGGCTGCCTGGGAGCAGCGCCTGGCGCGCGGCGAGGTGCTGGACGACAGCGGCCAGCCGCTGCCGCCCGGGGCTCCCTTCCAGCCCGGGACGCGCATCCACTACTACCGCCACCTGGACGACGAACCCGACATCCCGTTTGAAGAAGCGGTGCTGTTCCAGGACGAACACCTGCTGGTGGCCGACAAGCCGCATTTTTTGCCGGTCACGCCGGGCGGGCGCTACGTGCAGCAAAGCCTGCTGGTGCGCCTGAAGCGCCGCACCGGTATCGACACGCTCAGCCCCATCCACCGCATCGACCGCGAAACCGCCGGGCTCGTGCTGTTCAGCCTTCGGCCGCAGGACCGCAACGCCTACCAGGCCCTGTTTCGCGAGCGCGCGGTGCACAAGGTCTACGAAGCGATCGCGCCCCACCGCCCCGAATTCAACTGGCCACTCACGCGGCGCAGCCGCATCGACGAAGACAGCGGCAGCTTCTTTCGCATGGTCGAGTCAGCAGGCGAGCCCAACAGCGAGACCCACATCGAGCTGTGTGAAGTGCGCGGTGACTGGGCACGCTACCGGCTCTCGCCCCTCTCGGGCAAACGCCACCAGTTGCGCGTGCACATGAACGCGCTGGGCGCGCCCATCGTGGGCGACCAGTTTTATCCCACGGTCTTGCGCGGTCCCGATGACGCTGAAGACTTCGCCGAACCGCTGCGCCTGCTGGCGCGCAGCATCGCTTTTGACGACCCTGTCACCGGCTTGCCCCGGACTTTCGAGAGCCAACGCGCGATCGATTGGCCTCCAGCCTGA
- the trmB gene encoding tRNA (guanosine(46)-N7)-methyltransferase TrmB codes for MTDPRHAHPRPPASDAPYLREVKSYVLRAGRMGPGQARAYEQHGPRFLLNYVPGAFDATAAFGRAAPLILEIGFGMGGATAHIAGVRPGDNFLCCEVHEPGVGALLKLVGEQGLENIRILRHDAVEVLDHMLGESSLDGVHIFFPDPWHKSRHHKRRLIQPAFVNRLARHLKPGGYLHLATDWEPYAQQMLEVLSAEPLLQNTAEPGGTGYVPQPAYRPLTKFENRGLKLGHGVWDLVFRRV; via the coding sequence ATGACCGATCCCCGCCACGCGCACCCACGCCCCCCTGCCAGCGACGCGCCCTACCTGCGCGAGGTGAAGAGCTATGTGTTGCGCGCTGGCCGCATGGGACCCGGGCAGGCACGGGCCTACGAGCAGCACGGTCCACGCTTCCTGTTGAACTACGTGCCCGGCGCTTTTGACGCCACCGCGGCCTTTGGTCGCGCCGCACCGTTGATCCTGGAAATCGGCTTCGGCATGGGCGGCGCCACCGCCCACATTGCCGGCGTGCGACCTGGCGACAACTTCCTGTGCTGCGAAGTCCACGAGCCCGGCGTCGGTGCGCTGCTCAAACTGGTGGGTGAACAAGGTCTGGAGAACATCCGCATCCTGCGCCACGACGCGGTGGAGGTTCTGGACCACATGCTCGGCGAATCCAGCCTGGACGGCGTGCACATCTTTTTTCCCGATCCCTGGCACAAAAGCCGCCACCACAAGCGCCGCCTGATCCAGCCAGCGTTCGTGAACCGCCTGGCGCGCCACCTCAAGCCCGGCGGCTACCTGCACCTGGCCACCGACTGGGAGCCGTACGCCCAGCAGATGCTGGAAGTGCTGAGCGCCGAACCGCTGCTGCAGAACACGGCCGAGCCCGGCGGCACCGGCTACGTTCCTCAGCCCGCGTACCGCCCCCTCACCAAGTTCGAGAACCGGGGCTTGAAGCTGGGCCACGGGGTGTGGGACCTGGTGTTCCGCCGGGTCTGA
- the gluQRS gene encoding tRNA glutamyl-Q(34) synthetase GluQRS — protein sequence MATYRGRFAPSPTGPLHAGSLVAALASWLDARAHGGAWLVRIEDVDTPRCVPGADRLILQQLATCGLVSDEPVLWQSQRGDRYQQALDRLIDQGHAYPCGCSRKDVEAALQAQGVSRERHHIAVYPGTCRPENGGLHGKPARAWRFQIPAPVDVNWTDRRLGPQTQNVATEVGDFILQRADGLWAYQLAVVVDDAAQGITHVVRGEDLTDNTARQLLLQQALGLTTPAYLHTPLVLGANGEKLSKQNGAEPLDLGDPLIALNAAAHALGLPPQTGSVSQALTAWAEVWPA from the coding sequence ATGGCCACCTACCGGGGCAGGTTTGCCCCCTCCCCCACTGGCCCGCTGCACGCGGGCTCGCTCGTGGCCGCACTGGCCAGCTGGTTGGACGCACGTGCCCACGGCGGCGCCTGGCTGGTGCGCATCGAAGACGTGGACACGCCGCGCTGCGTGCCCGGCGCCGATCGACTCATCCTGCAGCAACTCGCCACCTGCGGCCTCGTGAGTGACGAGCCTGTGCTCTGGCAGTCGCAGCGCGGCGATCGGTACCAGCAGGCGCTGGACCGGCTCATCGACCAAGGCCACGCCTACCCCTGCGGCTGCTCGCGCAAAGACGTTGAAGCCGCCCTGCAAGCCCAAGGTGTGAGCCGCGAACGCCACCACATCGCCGTTTATCCCGGCACCTGCCGACCGGAGAACGGCGGCCTGCATGGCAAACCCGCGCGCGCCTGGCGCTTCCAGATTCCGGCACCCGTTGACGTGAACTGGACCGACCGCCGCCTGGGACCACAAACCCAGAACGTGGCCACCGAAGTCGGCGACTTCATCCTCCAACGCGCCGATGGACTCTGGGCCTACCAGCTCGCCGTGGTGGTGGACGACGCTGCGCAAGGCATCACCCACGTGGTCCGCGGCGAAGACCTGACCGACAACACGGCGCGCCAGCTCCTGCTGCAACAAGCGCTCGGTCTGACCACGCCGGCCTACCTGCACACCCCGCTGGTGCTGGGAGCCAACGGCGAAAAACTCAGCAAGCAAAACGGCGCCGAGCCGCTGGACCTGGGCGATCCGCTGATCGCACTGAACGCTGCGGCACACGCCCTGGGACTACCGCCGCAGACCGGCAGCGTGTCGCAGGCCCTCACCGCTTGGGCCGAAGTGTGGCCGGCCTAG
- a CDS encoding NAD(P)/FAD-dependent oxidoreductase, protein MTTSPKTRASKAVSSKSRTTKPAGLHIAVVGAGMAGVVCARTLVQAGHRVTLFEKSRGLGGRMSTRRTEFGGFDHGSQYFTVRDKRFETALRSNATSVVRPWSASTVRVLDEFGHVLASAPPPTEPHFVASPGMNALVGLWGQPLASNTLLDTRVTQIERDALHPDQWQLRTEDSAGGQQVVGGFDRVVLAMPHPQVHDLLRASGLAPELRQALAPVHVAPCWTLMVAYPQAMQPGLPHLGPQWNAARSTHHRISWLARESSKPGRDPIERWTIQASPAWSTKHLEDDAERVKAKLLKGFAEITGIRATPTFAVAHRWRFAQTQTPLGKSHLFDKALGIGACGDWCLGHRVEDAFVSGLEMALELA, encoded by the coding sequence ATGACCACATCTCCCAAGACCCGCGCCTCCAAAGCCGTCTCCTCCAAATCCAGGACCACAAAGCCGGCGGGTCTGCACATCGCCGTGGTGGGCGCCGGCATGGCGGGTGTGGTGTGTGCACGCACGCTGGTGCAGGCCGGTCACCGCGTCACGCTGTTCGAGAAGAGCCGCGGCCTCGGTGGTCGCATGTCGACCCGGCGCACCGAGTTCGGCGGCTTCGACCATGGCTCGCAGTATTTCACCGTGCGCGACAAGCGCTTCGAAACCGCACTGCGCAGCAATGCCACGTCGGTCGTGCGCCCCTGGAGCGCCAGCACCGTGCGCGTGCTCGACGAATTCGGCCACGTGCTGGCCAGCGCACCACCTCCCACCGAACCGCATTTCGTGGCCTCGCCCGGCATGAACGCGCTGGTGGGTTTGTGGGGCCAACCCCTGGCGTCCAACACCCTGCTCGACACCCGCGTGACCCAGATCGAGCGCGACGCCCTGCACCCTGACCAGTGGCAGTTGCGCACCGAAGACAGCGCCGGTGGCCAACAAGTCGTGGGTGGTTTTGACCGCGTGGTGCTGGCCATGCCGCACCCACAGGTGCACGACCTGCTGCGCGCCTCGGGCCTGGCACCCGAACTGCGCCAGGCGCTGGCGCCCGTGCACGTGGCGCCCTGCTGGACGCTGATGGTGGCGTACCCCCAGGCCATGCAGCCCGGCCTGCCCCACCTGGGTCCGCAGTGGAACGCCGCGCGCAGCACGCACCACCGCATCAGCTGGCTGGCGCGCGAGTCGAGCAAGCCCGGGCGCGACCCGATCGAGCGCTGGACCATCCAGGCCAGCCCGGCCTGGTCGACCAAACACCTGGAAGACGACGCCGAGCGCGTCAAGGCCAAGCTGCTCAAGGGCTTTGCCGAGATCACCGGCATCCGCGCCACACCCACCTTCGCCGTGGCGCACCGCTGGCGCTTTGCGCAAACGCAAACCCCGCTGGGCAAGAGCCACCTGTTCGACAAGGCGCTGGGCATCGGCGCCTGTGGCGACTGGTGCCTGGGCCACCGGGTTGAAGACGCGTTTGTCTCCGGCCTCGAAATGGCGCTCGAGCTCGCCTGA
- a CDS encoding LysR family transcriptional regulator, translated as MANSTPRAALSPENLGLLEAVARLGSMAAAAREVGMVPSALTYRIRQVEDALDVLLFDRSARRAVLTPAGAELLRSGQYLLNELDAVAQRVKRVATGWEPQLTIAADAIIARATLFELCEAFYAEGAPTRLKLRAETLSGTVEALQMGQADLALGVPSDLSLPEIQAAPLGPITFVYAVAPHHALASVSHSLCDEELREHRAVAVADSAQRGRGVTHNLLPGQDVLTVPTMQHKLEAQLRGLGSGFLPLPLAQPFIAAGRLVVKQVQRPDRTLRVAYAWRLPRTAGDTGRALRWWLDRLQSPQTRAALLSNHHQT; from the coding sequence ATGGCCAATTCCACCCCGCGCGCCGCCTTGTCCCCTGAAAACCTGGGCCTGCTGGAGGCGGTGGCGCGGCTGGGCAGCATGGCCGCCGCAGCGCGCGAAGTCGGCATGGTTCCCAGCGCGCTCACCTACCGCATCCGCCAGGTGGAAGACGCGCTGGACGTGCTGCTGTTCGACCGCAGCGCGCGCCGCGCCGTGCTCACGCCCGCCGGCGCCGAGCTGCTGCGCTCGGGCCAGTACCTGCTCAACGAGCTCGACGCGGTGGCGCAGCGCGTCAAACGCGTGGCCACGGGTTGGGAGCCGCAGCTCACCATCGCGGCCGACGCGATCATCGCGCGCGCCACGCTGTTCGAGCTTTGCGAGGCCTTTTACGCCGAAGGTGCACCCACGCGACTGAAGCTGCGCGCCGAGACGCTGTCGGGCACGGTGGAGGCTCTGCAAATGGGCCAGGCCGATCTGGCTCTGGGCGTGCCCAGCGACCTCTCGTTGCCCGAGATCCAGGCGGCACCACTGGGCCCGATCACCTTCGTGTACGCGGTGGCGCCGCACCACGCATTGGCGTCGGTGAGCCACAGCCTGTGCGACGAAGAACTGCGCGAACACCGCGCCGTGGCCGTGGCCGACAGCGCGCAGCGCGGGCGCGGCGTCACCCACAACCTGCTGCCCGGGCAGGACGTGCTCACCGTGCCCACCATGCAGCACAAGCTCGAGGCACAGCTGCGCGGTCTGGGCAGCGGTTTCCTGCCGCTGCCGCTGGCCCAGCCTTTCATCGCGGCCGGCCGGCTGGTGGTGAAACAGGTGCAGCGGCCCGACCGCACATTGCGCGTGGCCTATGCCTGGCGCCTGCCCCGCACTGCGGGCGACACGGGTCGTGCGCTGCGCTGGTGGCTCGATCGCCTGCAAAGCCCGCAGACACGCGCGGCGCTGCTGAGCAACCATCACCAGACATGA
- a CDS encoding pirin family protein, protein MLQIRRSDARGFADHGWLKSFHSFSFADYFDPAWMGWGNLRVINEDRIAPGTGFGTHGHRDMEIISYVLQGNLAHKDSMGNVKGIPPGDVQRMSAGSGVRHSEFNHAPNSTTHFLQIWIEPNVTGIEPGYEQKSFGDDQKRGKLRLVASNGGTQGSVHINADAAMYAGLFDGAESAELALNPARKTYVHLVRGSLDVNGETLKGGDAAVLAAESQLQLANGKDAEVLVFDLAA, encoded by the coding sequence ATGCTCCAGATTCGACGCTCCGACGCCCGCGGTTTTGCCGACCACGGCTGGCTCAAGAGCTTTCATTCGTTCTCGTTCGCCGACTACTTCGACCCGGCCTGGATGGGCTGGGGCAACCTGCGCGTGATCAACGAAGACCGCATCGCCCCGGGCACCGGCTTCGGCACGCACGGCCACCGCGACATGGAAATCATCAGCTACGTGCTGCAGGGCAACCTGGCGCACAAGGACAGCATGGGCAACGTCAAGGGCATCCCGCCGGGCGACGTGCAGCGCATGAGCGCAGGCAGCGGCGTGCGCCACAGCGAGTTCAACCACGCACCCAACAGCACCACCCACTTTCTGCAGATCTGGATCGAGCCCAACGTGACGGGCATCGAGCCGGGCTACGAGCAGAAGAGCTTTGGCGACGACCAGAAACGCGGCAAGTTGCGACTGGTGGCGTCCAACGGCGGCACGCAAGGTTCGGTGCACATCAACGCCGATGCGGCGATGTACGCCGGTTTGTTTGACGGTGCCGAGTCGGCCGAGCTGGCGCTGAACCCGGCGCGCAAGACCTATGTGCACCTGGTGCGCGGCTCGCTCGATGTGAATGGCGAAACGCTCAAGGGCGGTGACGCCGCGGTGCTGGCGGCCGAAAGCCAGCTTCAACTGGCCAACGGCAAGGACGCCGAAGTGCTGGTGTTCGATCTGGCCGCCTGA